Proteins encoded within one genomic window of Triticum aestivum cultivar Chinese Spring chromosome 2D, IWGSC CS RefSeq v2.1, whole genome shotgun sequence:
- the LOC123049027 gene encoding glycerophosphodiester phosphodiesterase GDPD6 codes for MASLWVVVAAALLVLGCASSGATARPLVGAAAAKQPLQTSRPYNIAHRGSNGELPEETAAAYMRAVDEGADFIEADIVATKDGHLVCFHDVTLDDTTDVADHKEFAARRRTLQVQWANVTGYFITDFTLAELKTLRVKQRWSFRDKSHDGISPIITFDEFIDIALNAKRVVGIYPEMKSPVFINQHVKWADGKKYEDKFIATLKKYGYGGKYMTKRWTERPVFIQSFAPTSLIYAADLTDSPKVFLIDDVTVRTEDTDQSYEEITSDEYLDYMREYVVGIGPWKDTVVPPTRDNTLTTPTDMVAMAHARGLQVHPYTYRNENRFLHYNFRQDPYAEYDYWLNDVGVDGLFTDFPASLRRFQDWTAAKN; via the exons ATGGCTTCCCTCT gGGTCGTCGTCGCGGCGGCGCTGCTGGTCCTCGGGTGCGCGAGCAGCGGCGCGACGGCGCGGCCGCTggtcggcgcggcggcggcgaagcagCCGCTGCAGACGTCGCGGCCGTACAACATCGCGCACAGGGGCTCCAACGGCGAGCTCCctgaggagacggcggcggcgtaCATGCGCGCCGTCGACGAGGGCGCCGACTTCATCGAGGCGGACATCGTGGCCACCAAGGACGGCCACCTCGTCTGCTTCCACGACGTGACCCTGGACGACACCACCGACGTCGCCGACCACAAAGagttcgccgcccgccgccgcacgcTCCAGGTGCAGTGGGCCAACGTCACCGGATACTTCATCA CTGATTTCACGTTGGCCGAGCTGAAGACGCTGCGAGTGAAGCAGAGATGGTCATTCCGTGACAAATCTCACGATG GCATTTCTCCCATCATCACCTTCGACGAGTTCATCGACATCGCGCTGAACGCCAAGAGGGTCGTCGGGATCTACCCGGAGATGAAGAGCCCCGTGTTCATCAACCAGCAC GTGAAGTGGGCGGACGGGAAGAAGTACGAGGACAAGTTCATCGCGACGCTGAAGAAGTACGGGTACGGCGGCAAGTACATGACGAAGCGGTGGACGGAGAGGCCGGTGTTCATCCAGTCCTTCGCGCCGACGTCGCTCATCTACGCCGCCGACCTGACCGACTCGCCCAAGGTGTTCCTCATCGACGACGTGACGGTGCGGACGGAGGACACGGACCAGTCGTACGAGGAGATCACCTCGGACGAGTACCTGGACTACATGAGGGAGTACGTGGTCGGGATCGGGCCGTGGAAGGACACGGTGGTGCCGCCGACCAGGGACAACACGCTGACGACGCCCACGGACATGGTCGCCATGGCGCACGCCAGGGGCCTGCAGGTGCACCCCTACACGTACCGGAACGAGAACCGCTTCCTGCACTACAACTTCAGGCAGGACCCCTACGCCGAGTACGACTACTGGCTCAACGACGTCGGCGTCGACGGTCTCTTCACCGACTTCCCCGCCAGCCTCCGCCGCTTCCAGGACTGGACCGCCGCCAAGAACTGA
- the LOC123052164 gene encoding LRR receptor-like serine/threonine-protein kinase RPK2, which produces MPVLLCGRCAQLAHMPRASNPSKPHATPTTRRLATRSFVPLPAEAPAAVLPHRAPTLPHCPAPLRRRHPPPPRPMATLLSHTLPTLLLLLLLLVTDVRASGAGGGGERGALLKFKGAVTADPGGLLRDWSPSSADHCLWPGVSCGASGEVVALNVSSSPGRRLAGALSPSVAALRGLRVLALPSHALSGPLPSAIWSLRRLLVLDLSGNRLQGEIPPSLACSALQTLDLAYNQLNGSVPAALGSLLVLRRLSLASNRLGGAIPDELGGAGCRSLQFLDLSGNLLVGGIPRGLGNCSKLEALLLSSNLLDDVIPPEIGRLSSLRALDVSRNSLSGPVPAELGGCVELSVLVLSNPYALVGGLNASDGEDVEDYNYFEGGIPDVVAALPKLRVLWAPRATLEGELPGNWTSCQSLEMMNLGENLISGGIPKGLLDCKHLKFLNLSSNKLTGSVDASLPVPCMDVFDVSGNRLSGSIPVFLSKDCPSSQLQFDDLASEYSSFFAYQAMAGFFSSSAVMATDLTSCHSFAQNNFTGTVTSLPIAAEKLGMQGSYAFLADGNNLVGELQPGLFNKCNSSRGFMVDVSNNLITGGIPVEIGSLCSSLVVLGVAGNRLSGLIPTSIGQLNYLISLDLSRNQLGGEIPTSVKNLPHLELLSLGHNLLNGTIPNDFNQLQSLKVLDLSSNRLSGEIPHALADLTNLTALLLDNNKLTGKIPAEFANAASLTTFNMSFNNLSGPVPTNSSAVGCDSIIGNPLLQSCHTYTLAVPSAGQQGRDLNSYDNDTAPVDPQNQGGSSSFNAIEIASITSATAIVSVLLALIVLFIYTRKCAPFMSARSSGRREVIIFQEIGVPITYETVVRATGTFNASNCIGSGGFGATYKAEISPGVLVAIKRLSVGRFQGLEQFHAEIKTLGRLRHPNLVTLVGYHLGESEMFLIYNYLPGGNLERFIQERSKRPVEWKRLHKIALDIAKALAYLHDTCVPRILHRDVKPNNILLDTNHNAYLSDFGLARLLGNSETHATTGVAGTFGYVAPEYAMTCRVSDKADVYSYGVVLMELISDKKALDPSFSPYGNGFNIVAWACMLLRQGRARDFFVDGLWDVGPHDDLVEVLHLAVMCTVESLSIRPTMKLVVQRLKQLQPPIREHR; this is translated from the coding sequence ATGCCAGTGCTACTGTGTGGCCGCTGCGCCCAGCTCGCCCACATGCCCCGAGCTTCCAACCCAAGCAAACCCCACGCCACCCCCACCACCCGACGGCTCGCGACGCGGAGCTTCGTCCCACTCCCAGCCGAGGCCCCCGCCGCCGTGCTCCCGCACCGGGCCCCGACCCTCCCCCACTGTCCCGCTCCATTGCGACGGcggcacccgccgccgccgcgtcccatGGCCACCCTCCTCTCCCACACCCTAcccacgctgctgctgctgctgctgctgctcgtcaCGGACGTTCGGGCGTCTGGTgccggaggcggcggcgagcggggGGCCCTGCTCAAGTTCAAGGGGGCCGTGACCGCCGACCCGGGCGGGCTCCTCCGCGACTGGTCCCCGTCGTCGGCCGACCACTGCCTCTGGCCGGGCGTGTCCTGCGGCGCGTCCGGCGAGGTCGTGGCGCTCAACGTCTCCTCCTCCCccggccgccgcctggcgggcgcgcTCTCCCCGTCCGTCGCGGCGCTGCGCGGCCTCCGCGTGCTCGCGCTCCCCTCCCACGCGCTCTCGGGCCCGCTCCCCTCCGCGATCTGGTCGCTGCGCCGCCTCCTCGTGCTCGACCTCTCCGGCAACCGCCTCCAGGGCGAGATCCCGCCGTCGCTCGCCTGCTCCGCGCTGCAGACGCTGGACCTCGCCTACAACCAGCTCAACGGCTCCGTGCCCGCCGCGCTCGGCTCGCTGTTGGTGCTCCGGCGCCTCTCGCTCGCCTCCAACCGCCTGGGCGGCGCCATCCCCGACGAACTGGGCGGTGCCGGCTGCCGCAGCCTGCAGTTCCTCGATCTCTCTGGGAACCTCCTCGTCGGCGGCATCCCCCGGGGTTTGGGGAACTGCAGCAAGCTGGAGGCGCTCTTGCTCTCCTCCAACCTGCTGGATGACGTCATCCCGCCGGAGATTGGACGCCTCAGCAGTTTGCGGGCTTTGGATGTGTCGAGGAACAGTCTGAGCGGCCCTGTGCCAGCGGAGCTCGGTGGTTGTGTTGAACTTTCAGTGCTAGTCTTGTCCAATCCTTATGCGCTGGTTGGTGGTTTGAATGCATCGGATGGTGAGGATGTTGAGGACTACAACTATTTCGAGGGAGGGATTCCGGATGTTGTTGCTGCGTTGCCGAAGCTGAGGGTGTTATGGGCGCCAAGGGCTACACTGGAGGGGGAGTTGCCGGGGAACTGGACTTCTTGCCAGAGCTTGGAGATGATGAACCTGGGAGAGAATCTAATCTCTGGTGGAATTCCTAAAGGGCTGTTGGACTGCAAGCATCTGAAGTTCCTGAATTTGAGCTCGAACAAGTTAACAGGTTCAGTTGATGCATCACTTCCTGTGCCCTGCATGGATGTGTTTGATGTCAGCGGAAACCGACTGTCTGGCTCGATTCCAGTGTTTCTCTCAAAGGATTGCCCTTCATCTCAGCTCCAATTTGATGACCTGGCGTCAGAATACTCTTCCTTCTTTGCATATCAGGCGATGGCAGGCTTCTTTTCATCTTCAGCAGTCATGGCTACGGATTTGACGAGTTGCCATAGTTTTGCCCAGAACAATTTTACTGGAACAGTGACATCCTTGCCGATTGCTGCCGAGAAGCTGGGAATGCAGGGGTCCTATGCTTTCCTTGCTGATGGGAATAATCTTGTTGGTGAGTTGCAACCTGGCCTATTCAATAAGTGCAACAGTTCAAGGGGTTTCATGGTGGACGTTAGCAACAACCTGATAACAGGAGGTATCCCTGTAGAGATTGGATCATTGTGCAGTTCTCTTGTTGTTCTTGGTGTTGCTGGTAACCGCCTTTCTGGTTTGATACCAACAAGTATTGGACAGTTGAATTATCTTATCAGCTTGGATTTGAGTAGGAACCAGCTTGGTGGTGAAATTCCGACTTCTGTCAAGAACTTACCACATTTGGAGCTACTTTCTTTGGGTCATAACCTTCTAAATGGAACTATTCCAAATGATTTTAATCAGCTGCAGTCTCTGAAGGTTTTGGACCTGTCCTCAAACCGCCTCTCCGGAGAGATCCCTCATGCACTCGCAGACTTGACAAATCTCACTGCCCTCCTCCTTGATAATAATAAACTTACTGGGAAGATACCGGCCGAATTTGCCAATGCGGCATCTCTTACCACGTTTAACATGTCATTCAACAATTTGTCTGGTCCAGTGCCAACAAATAGCAGTGCAGTTGGATGTGACAGCATTATTGGAAATCCTTTGCTACAATCTTGTCACACGTATACCCTGGCTGTTCCCTCCGCTGGTCAGCAGGGTCGTGATCTGAATTCATATGACAACGACACAGCGCCTGTGGATCCACAAAACCAAGGAGGAAGCAGTTCATTCAATGCGATCGAAATAGCTTCGATAACATCTGCAACAGCCATTGTTTCAGTCCTTCTTGCTCTGATTGTACTATTTATTTACACAAGAAAGTGCGCACCCTTTATGTCAGCTCGATCATCTGGAAGAAGGGAAGTTATAATCTTCCAAGAAATCGGAGTGCCGATCACTTATGAGACTGTTGTTCGAGCTACTGGAACTTTCAACGCAAGCAATTGCATTGGAAGTGGGGGTTTTGGAGCCACCTACAAAGCTGAAATTTCACCTGGAGTCTTGGTAGCTATAAAGAGGCTTTCTGTTGGGAGATTCCAGGGATTGGAACAGTTCCATGCCGAGATCAAAACTCTTGGGAGATTAAGACATCCTAATCTTGTTACCTTGGTAGGCTACCATCTTGGTGAATCTGAAATGTTTCTCATATATAACTACTTGCCTGGAGGAAATCTTGAGAGATTCATACAAGAGAGATCAAAGAGACCAGTAGAGTGGAAGAGGCTGCACAAGATTGCTCTGGACATTGCAAAAGCACTCGCTTATCTGCATGACACTTGTGTTCCTAGGATCCTTCATCGTGACGTGAAACCAAACAATATTTTGTTGGACACTAACCATAATGCTTACCTCTCAGACTTTGGACTGGCAAGGCTCTTGGGAAATTCGGAAACCCATGCAACCACTGGCGTAGCTGGAACTTTTGGATATGTTGCTCCAGAATATGCTATGACATGCCGTGTTTCAGATAAAGCCGATGTTTATAGCTATGGTGTTGTACTGATGGAGCTAATATCAGACAAGAAGGCCTTGGATCCATCATTTTCTCCTTATGGTAATGGGTTTAACATAGTTGCCTGGGCATGCATGCTGCTCCGTCAAGGCCGTGCTCGTGATTTCTTCGTCGATGGATTGTGGGATGTGGGCCCGCATGATGACTTGGTAGAGGTGTTGCATTTAGCAGTGATGTGCACCGTTGAATCGCTCTCTATACGACCAACTATGAAGCTAGTTGTTCAACGACTAAAGCAACTCCAGCCTCCAATACGTGAACACCGATGA